In the Candidatus Rokuibacteriota bacterium genome, one interval contains:
- a CDS encoding hydantoinase/oxoprolinase family protein: MRFAVDTGGTFTDLVLEDDKGILHMFKSPTTPDDPVRGILDGIATAAQGFGEAPETLLGRGELFIHGTTHATNAIVTGTTARTALLTTKGHPDMLVLREGGRIEPFNFRVPFPRPYIPRSLTFEIPGRIAADGAILDPLDETAVLEVIGRLRERQVEAVGVCLLWSTVNPLHEDRVGQLLAENL, from the coding sequence ATGCGCTTTGCGGTGGACACCGGCGGGACATTCACGGACCTCGTGCTGGAGGACGACAAGGGCATCCTCCACATGTTCAAGTCGCCGACGACACCGGACGATCCGGTTCGCGGCATCCTCGATGGCATCGCCACGGCGGCGCAGGGCTTCGGCGAGGCTCCCGAGACTTTGCTCGGGCGGGGAGAGCTGTTCATCCACGGCACGACCCATGCCACCAACGCCATCGTCACGGGGACCACCGCCAGGACGGCGCTCCTGACCACGAAGGGCCATCCGGACATGCTCGTGCTGAGAGAGGGGGGGCGGATCGAGCCCTTCAACTTCCGGGTGCCCTTCCCCCGCCCGTACATCCCGCGCTCCCTGACCTTCGAGATCCCCGGGCGGATCGCCGCGGACGGCGCCATCCTCGATCCCCTCGACGAGACGGCCGTGCTGGAGGTGATCGGGCGCCTGCGCGAGCGCCAGGTCGAGGCGGTGGGGGTCTGCCTCCTCTGGTCCACCGTGAACCCGCTGCACGAGGACCGCGTGGGCCAGCTCCTCGCCGAGAATCTC